From a region of the Rhodococcus sp. 4CII genome:
- the dinB gene encoding DNA polymerase IV, whose protein sequence is MFVSDSTRPRISSGADATILHADLDAFYASVEQRDDPSLRGVPVIVGGGVVLAASYEAKAYGVRTASSGAQALRLCPHAVVVRPRMSAYAAASKAVFEVFGRTTPLVEGLSIDEAFLDVAGLRKIAGAPVDIAARLRRDVREQVGLPITVGVARTKFLAKVASAVGKPDGLLHVPPDREIEFLHPLPVERLWGVGAVTSVKLRDAGIATVGQLAHYPEELLVSVVGPAAGHHLHALAWARDPRPVQVGRRRRSVGAQHALGRRPKSREDVDAALVTLVDRVAGRLRRGERVGRTVVLRLRFDDFTRVTRSHTLAQPSAQTQTILTTARGLLSTAWPMIESKGVTLVGIAVANLEDDCPQQLALPFDPYTSSTLDTTLDSVRDRFGSSAVTRAVLLGRDPGVTVPILPD, encoded by the coding sequence ATGTTCGTGTCCGATTCCACGCGCCCGCGCATCTCGAGTGGCGCCGACGCGACCATCCTGCACGCCGACCTCGACGCCTTCTACGCGTCGGTGGAGCAGCGGGACGATCCCAGCCTGCGCGGGGTGCCGGTGATCGTCGGGGGTGGTGTCGTGCTGGCCGCGAGCTACGAAGCCAAGGCCTACGGGGTGCGCACGGCGAGCAGCGGTGCGCAGGCCTTGCGCCTGTGCCCGCACGCGGTCGTGGTGCGTCCGCGGATGTCGGCGTACGCGGCCGCCAGCAAGGCGGTGTTCGAGGTCTTCGGCCGGACGACGCCCCTGGTGGAGGGTCTGTCGATCGACGAAGCGTTCCTCGACGTGGCGGGGCTGCGCAAGATCGCGGGCGCCCCGGTGGACATCGCGGCCCGCCTGCGCCGCGACGTGCGCGAGCAGGTGGGGTTGCCGATCACGGTCGGAGTCGCGAGAACGAAGTTCCTCGCCAAGGTGGCGAGCGCGGTGGGCAAACCCGACGGACTGCTGCACGTACCGCCGGACCGCGAGATCGAGTTCCTCCACCCGCTGCCGGTCGAACGGCTGTGGGGAGTCGGGGCCGTGACGTCGGTCAAGCTGCGCGACGCCGGAATCGCCACGGTCGGCCAGCTCGCCCACTATCCGGAAGAGCTGCTCGTCTCCGTCGTCGGGCCTGCCGCGGGTCATCATCTCCACGCTCTCGCGTGGGCACGCGACCCGCGGCCGGTGCAGGTGGGACGCAGGCGACGATCCGTCGGCGCGCAGCACGCCCTGGGGCGGAGGCCGAAATCGCGGGAGGATGTGGACGCCGCCCTGGTGACCTTGGTCGACCGGGTGGCGGGCCGGCTGCGCCGCGGCGAGCGGGTGGGACGCACGGTGGTGCTCCGCCTGCGTTTCGACGACTTCACCCGGGTCACGCGGTCGCACACCCTCGCGCAGCCGTCGGCGCAGACGCAGACGATCCTCACAACGGCCCGGGGCCTGCTGAGCACGGCGTGGCCGATGATCGAATCCAAGGGCGTCACCCTGGTAGGGATCGCGGTGGCGAACCTCGAGGACGACTGCCCGCAACAGCTGGCGCTGCCGTTCGATCCGTACACGAGCAGCACTCTCGACACCACGCTCGACAGCGTCCGCGACCGCTTCGGCTCCTCGGCCGTCACCCGTGCAGTGCTGCTGGGCCGGGACCCGGGCGTGACGGTGCCGATCCTGCCGGATTAG
- the pepN gene encoding aminopeptidase N, protein MAPPNLTREQAAERARLLTVDNYLIELDLTDGTGQPGVETFSSRTTVTFAATPGASTFVDIVAARVHSATLNGSPVDVSGYDESTGITLTDLAERNELVVEADCAYSHTGEGLHRFVDPTDDAVYLYSQFETADAKRMFACFDQPDLKATFDVHVTSPADWKVISNSATVETVKAEPGRHIFRTTPKMSTYLVALIAGPYAEWTDNYSDEHGDIPLAIYCRASLGQHMDSERLFTETKQGFEFYHRKFGTPYAFGKYDQLFVPEFNAGAMENAGAVTFLEDYVFRSKVTRASYERRAETVLHEMAHMWFGDLVTMRWWDDLWLNESFATFASVLCQSEATEYTNAWTTFANVEKSWAYRQDQLPSTHPIAADIPDLAAVEVNFDGITYAKGASVLKQLVAYVGLEPFLSGLRDYFRDHAFDNATFDDLLGALEKSSGRDLSDWGAQWLKTTGLNILRPDFDVDADGTFTRFTVLQDGAAPGAGERRVHRIAVGVYDDRDGKLVRTKRVELDLDATERTDVAELVGVQRGQLILVNDDDLTYCSLRLDPDSLATAIDRIGDIDEPLPRTLVWSAAWEMTRQAELKARDFIALVQRGVGAETEVGVVQRLLMQAQTALHSYAEPEWAKEHGWPDFANRLLELAREAEAGSDHQLAFVNALAGAQLSAWHTEVLQELLDAAPDTVGLPGLVVDTDLRWRLVTALAGAGEIDADGIETPFIDAEAERDPTAAGARNAAAAATIRPQAAVKEQAWNRVVGDDSVPNITARSIIGAFAGHGQSEILEPYVARYFADIPAVWERRSSEVAQTVVVGLYPSWSISEQSVTAADNFLAGDHPPALRRLVVEGRAGIVRSLAARKFDAS, encoded by the coding sequence GTGGCCCCACCGAACCTGACCCGCGAACAGGCAGCCGAACGAGCCCGGCTGCTGACCGTCGACAACTACCTGATCGAACTCGACCTCACCGACGGGACAGGTCAGCCCGGGGTCGAGACGTTCTCGTCTCGCACCACCGTCACGTTCGCTGCCACCCCCGGCGCGTCGACATTCGTCGACATCGTCGCGGCCCGTGTGCATTCGGCCACGCTCAACGGCTCCCCCGTCGACGTCTCGGGTTACGACGAATCCACCGGCATCACGCTCACCGACCTCGCTGAACGCAACGAACTGGTCGTCGAGGCCGACTGTGCGTACTCACACACGGGTGAGGGACTGCACCGCTTCGTCGACCCCACCGACGACGCGGTCTACCTCTACTCGCAGTTCGAGACCGCCGACGCCAAACGCATGTTCGCGTGCTTCGACCAGCCCGACCTGAAGGCGACGTTCGACGTGCACGTCACGTCCCCCGCCGACTGGAAGGTGATCTCGAACTCCGCGACCGTCGAGACGGTCAAGGCCGAACCCGGCCGGCACATCTTCCGCACCACACCGAAGATGAGCACCTATCTCGTCGCGCTCATCGCGGGCCCGTACGCGGAGTGGACCGACAACTACTCCGACGAACACGGCGACATCCCCCTCGCGATCTACTGCCGCGCCTCCCTCGGGCAGCACATGGACTCCGAGCGACTGTTCACGGAGACCAAGCAGGGCTTCGAGTTCTACCACCGCAAATTCGGCACCCCATACGCGTTCGGGAAGTACGACCAGCTGTTCGTCCCCGAATTCAATGCGGGCGCAATGGAGAACGCCGGCGCCGTCACGTTCCTCGAGGACTACGTCTTCCGGTCCAAGGTGACGCGGGCGTCGTACGAGCGACGCGCCGAGACCGTGCTGCACGAGATGGCGCACATGTGGTTCGGCGACCTGGTCACCATGCGCTGGTGGGACGACCTGTGGCTCAACGAGTCGTTCGCGACGTTCGCCTCCGTGCTCTGCCAGAGCGAGGCCACCGAGTACACCAACGCCTGGACCACGTTCGCGAACGTCGAGAAGTCGTGGGCGTACCGGCAGGATCAGTTGCCGTCCACGCACCCCATCGCCGCCGACATCCCGGACCTCGCCGCGGTGGAGGTGAACTTCGACGGCATCACGTACGCGAAGGGCGCCTCCGTCCTCAAGCAGCTCGTCGCCTACGTCGGACTGGAGCCGTTCCTGTCCGGTCTGCGGGACTACTTCCGCGACCACGCCTTCGACAACGCCACGTTCGACGACCTTCTCGGGGCGCTCGAGAAGTCGTCGGGGCGCGACCTGTCCGACTGGGGTGCGCAGTGGCTCAAGACCACCGGGCTCAACATCCTGCGCCCCGACTTCGACGTCGACGCGGACGGCACGTTCACCCGGTTCACGGTGCTGCAGGACGGCGCCGCGCCGGGTGCCGGTGAGCGACGGGTGCATCGCATCGCGGTCGGTGTGTACGACGACCGGGACGGCAAGCTGGTCCGCACCAAGCGGGTCGAACTCGACCTCGACGCCACCGAACGCACCGACGTCGCCGAACTCGTCGGTGTCCAACGCGGTCAGTTGATCCTCGTCAACGACGACGACCTCACGTACTGCTCGCTGCGGCTCGATCCCGATTCGCTCGCCACCGCCATCGACCGCATCGGCGACATCGACGAGCCACTGCCCCGCACCCTGGTGTGGTCGGCAGCCTGGGAGATGACGCGGCAGGCGGAACTCAAGGCGCGCGATTTCATTGCCCTCGTGCAGCGCGGTGTCGGCGCCGAGACCGAGGTGGGGGTGGTCCAGCGTCTGCTCATGCAGGCCCAGACCGCACTGCACAGCTACGCCGAACCGGAATGGGCCAAGGAACACGGCTGGCCCGACTTCGCGAACCGGCTCCTCGAACTGGCGCGGGAAGCCGAGGCCGGTTCGGACCATCAGTTGGCGTTCGTCAACGCGCTGGCGGGCGCGCAGCTGTCGGCGTGGCACACGGAGGTGCTGCAGGAACTGCTGGACGCCGCGCCGGACACGGTCGGGCTGCCGGGCCTCGTCGTCGACACGGACCTGCGCTGGCGTCTCGTCACCGCCCTCGCCGGCGCCGGCGAGATCGATGCCGACGGCATCGAGACGCCGTTCATCGACGCCGAAGCCGAACGTGACCCCACCGCAGCCGGCGCCCGCAACGCCGCTGCGGCGGCAACCATCCGCCCGCAGGCCGCGGTGAAGGAACAGGCGTGGAACCGGGTGGTCGGCGACGATTCGGTGCCGAACATCACGGCCCGCTCGATCATCGGCGCGTTCGCCGGCCACGGCCAGTCCGAGATCCTCGAACCGTACGTGGCCCGCTATTTCGCGGACATTCCCGCAGTGTGGGAGCGGCGTTCGAGCGAGGTCGCGCAGACGGTGGTGGTGGGGCTGTACCCGTCGTGGTCGATCAGTGAGCAGTCCGTCACGGCGGCCGACAACTTCCTGGCCGGCGACCACCCGCCGGCCCTGCGCCGCCTGGTGGTGGAGGGGCGCGCCGGAATCGTGCGCTCGCTGGCGGCCCGGAAGTTCGACGCGAGCTGA